GGGATGCGCCCGTGGGCGACTATCTCGGTCCCCAGGGCCGCTTCAAACATCTTTCATCACAGGATATGGATGCGATACAAAAGCGTGTGGATGAAGACTGGGAGGTGCTGCTCAAGCGAATCGATAGCGTAAAACTGCTGAAGCAGCCGGCTGAAATGAGAAGCTATGACCGATACCGGGAACACTGAGCATGGATGAAACTTGTTCCGTAGTGATTAAACCTGAACGTTGCGGTAACCGGTATCATCATGCCGTCTCGAGGGACAGATCGGGCTGCGGCATCTTGGCACCCGTGTTCGCAAAGGCGATGGGTCTGCTCGCGTGCCTGTTTCTCGTGTGGGCGGCTTCTCTGGGGGCGGAACCCTCTGCATCCGTCAGGAGCCTGATGCAGGAGCCTGCATCCATGCTGGATTTGGGATTGTCGCGGCTGGACGAACAGTTGTACCGCAATCGCGGCATCCTGGTAAAAAGTGACGGCAATCTGTTCGAGCCGGAACCGTCGATGCGGGTGACGTATGACTGGGATGACAACCGGATTCAAATATTTATCAAGCTGACCCTGAATGCTCAGGTGAAAAAAACACCGCAGCGCATGGCCGCGGTTCGGTCGCACGTGGAGTTCCTGGCCACGTATCTGAGGGGCTTTCTGACCATGATGCCCTACGATCTCCTTTTCCGGCACAAGGGGTTCAGAAGCAAGGCGTATCCGGAAGATCTGGATCGGGAACTTGTGGAGATTACCGACATTCACATGACGGTCATAGACCACCGGCAGAACATCGTAAGCCGCTGCAGGGTACCCTTGGCCGGCAAGGAGATTATCTGGTCGAACATGGGCGGGTCTTGAGATGACACTTAACTGCAGCAACATCGCTTTTCAATACCCGGGCACCTCTGCGAACGTATTTCAAGGGCTTTCCTTCCGGTTGGAGAGACCGGGATTCGATGCCCTGTTCGGCCCGTCGGGCGTGGGGAAGACGAGCCTGGCAAGAATAATCGTGGGGGAGCTCGACGGCTATCACGGCGATATCCGTGTGGAAGGCATGTCCCGCCTCTTTTATTCCTACAACATGGAACGCCTGCCCGACTGGTCGAGCGTCGGCCGACATTTGGAAAAGATAACGCCGGCATCGAAAAGCGATCGAAAGGAAGCGCTGGTGGACGCTTTCGGGATGGCCAGCGTCATGGGACTGCGTTTTTCTCAACTTTCCCTGGGGCAGCAAAACCGCATCAATTTGATGCGCTACCTGCTGCAGGACTTCGAACTGCTCATCATGGACGAAAGCCTCGCCAACGTAGATGAAAAAACGCGTGAGAGCATCATCTTGAAGATCAAGGCCATGTACCCGGAAAGGTATTTTCTCTACATATCGCACAATGTCGTGGAGGTTTCCAAGTTCTGCCGTGACATCATCGTGCTGCGAGGCCCCGGGAAACAGCCGCAAACCGTTGGCTTGAAAGGCATCGATATGCGGAATCCCGAAGATCTGGACAGGGACAGGCTCGAAAAGACCATGCTGGAGATCATGAATGCTTCATAGGCGCATCTACCAATTTCTGATCATATTCGTGCTGGGAATCGTATTGCTTTTTGCGGTCAAGTATCTTTTCGGACTGTCCGACTACGTCATCCCCAGCCCCTCGAATATCAAGGATACGCTTGTGGCCGTGTACGCGAATTTCGGCCTGGATGTCGCCAACACCCTGTCGGTGGCGATCATCGGGCAGGTGGTCTCCATTTTTCTGGCGCTGCTGGTGGGGGTCCTGGGCCGGCGCACGACCTGGTTTGGATCTTTCATCAAGGTGGCGGCCTACAACGTTCAGGCCTATCCCATCGTTGCCATCGCCCCCATCATATTCATCCTGTTCGGCGACGGCTTTTTTTCCAGGTTGTTGATTGCGGCGATGATATGCTACTTTCCCATTTTGCTTTCCGTGCTGGGCATCATGTCCGAGCCGGTCAGGGAGATAGAACATTTCTACCGCGTTACCGGCAGGATGCGGTGGCAACTGGAGGTAAAGATAAGGGCCTTCGAAAATCTCGGCAAGCTGACCACGGTGATATCCGGGAGCGCTACGCTGGCCATGGCGGGGACCATCGTGGCTGAATTCATTGCGGCCAACGAGGGGATCGGTTACAGCATACGGGTCGCGCTGTACCAGAGCGATCTCGCCAAGATCCTGGTGGCCCTGTTTCTGATCGGCATCACCCTGGCTCTCTATCAGGGACTGCTGGAAGCCATGGGTGCGGTAATCCGGAAGGGGTGGGCCGGGGGACGGTAGCCGGTGGCCGGCGGTCAGTTGCCATGTCCACGAACGACAGGCTGCCGGTTTTTCGGACGTATACCTCAGCGTTGCAAAAGCCCGGGGGCCTCAGAATCAAGGCGTCTGAGGGTGACGTCGAAAGGTAGAAAAAAAAAGAGGTGGTGGCATGAAAACACGATGGATGGTTTGTTTGTTCGGTTTTTTTCTGGTAATCGTTCAGCTTTCGTCCGGCGGGCTTTTCGCTGCCGAAAATGGGAGCGCCAGGTTGACCTATCGTTTGAAATGGCTCTTCAATGCCAGCGTGGTCGGGGATCTGAACGCCGATGCGATGGGCTATTTCAAAGCGGCTGGGTTGGACGTAACCGTTAAGGAGGGCGGGCCGGAGCGCGATGCCATTCGCGAGCTGGAACTCGGATACGCCGATTTCGGCGTTGCTTCAGCCGATCAGGTAATCAGGGCACTGGCGAAGGGGTCGCCCGTGGTGGTCCTGGCCCAGCTTTTTCAGGTCAACCCTCTGCAATGGATCTATCGGCCGGATGCGGTTCAGATATCGGGGGTGGCGGACCTCAAGGGAAAAATCATCGGGGTGACCTTTGGCGGCAACGACGAGACCATCATGCGGACCCTTCTGGCCGGTGGCGGCCTGTCCGAAAAAGATGTGCAGATCTACAGTGTTCGGTACGACTACACCCCGTTCTATCGACATAAAGTGGATTTGTGGCCGGTATATATCAACAGCCAGGGTCCCATTATCAGTCAGAAGTTGACGCAGGCCGGCGAAAAGACCGCTTTTTTCAACCCGTCGCTTCACGGTGTGAAATTCGTGGCCAATTCGGTGGTGACATCGGCACACATGGTTCAGGAACGCCCGGATACGGCGAGGCGGTTCATCAAAGCGCTTTTAGATGGGTGGGAGGGGGCTTTCAACCCCCAACACGCGGAAGCCACCCTCAAAATGCTGTCGGGATTTGACAAGAACACCCCCCTCCCGATACTCGAGGAGCAGTTGACTATAACGCGGAAATTGATCAAACCGGAAGAAGAGGTGAAGATCGGCACTATCGATGTGGAGGCCTGGCGACAAACGGAACGCATCATGCTCGAACAGAAGCTGATCAAAACAGCGGTGAACGTGGAAAAGGTTCTGATACGACTGTAATTTCCGCAGTTGCAACACTGGGGGAAACGATGCGGATATCGAAAACATGACGCGTCGCATGCTGATTGCCTGTTTTCGAAGGGTCATTTTTTCGCGGTGAATTTCCGTGTCTGACACAAACGGCGTGGAGCGTTCGAAGTGGTAGCTAAACAGAAAACGGTTTCCGGAGATCATGCCCCTTTCTGGGAAAGGAAGACGCTGGGGCAGATGTCGCCCGAAGAGTGGGAGATGCTGTGCGACGGCTGTGGCCGATGCTGTCTCCAGAAGCTGGAAGACCGGAAAACCGGCAAGGTTCGTTATACATGGGTTTCCTGCTATCTTTTCGATACCCAACGGTGCCGCTGTACAGCTTACGAGAACAGAAGCCGACTGGTAAAAGGGTGTACTACCCTGACGCCCTCCCGGGTCAAAGCCTATCGATGGCTTCCCCGGACATGCGCCTATCGCCTGTTGGCCGGCGGCAAGCCGCTGCCCCCCTGGCACCCGCTGCTGACCGGGGACAAGGATTCCGTGCATGCAGCCGGCATATCGGTGAAGGGGCGCGCCATTCCCGAAGTCAATGTGCACCCGGACGATGTCGAGTACTACACCATAGCGGAACCTTTTTAATACAGAGGAGGGAAAAATGGATGACTGTATTTTCTGCAAAATAGTAAGGGGGGAAATTCCCAGCTTTAAAATCTATGAAGATGAACGGGTCTATGCCTTCGCGGACATCAACCCCCTGTCGGATGGCCACACCCTGATCATCCCCAAGGCGCATGCGGAGAATCTCGGGCAGGTATCGGAAGCGGATCTTACGGCCATCCATCTAACCTCGAAGAAGATATACGCCGCCATGCAGACCGCCCTGGGGGCCGATGCCGTCGCCCTGGTCCAGGCCAACGGGCGGGCTGTCAACCAGGTCGTGATGCACTACCATCTGCACCTGATTCCGAGGAAGAACAGCGAGCCGAACCTGGAAGTCACCAATTGGGAGATGATACCCGGGGATATGGAGGCCATCAAGACCGAGAGTGAGAAACTGGCGGCGGCGTTGCAGGCGTAGTCAGTGGTTGCAGTTCAGGGCTTCGACGCTGTGGGTTGAGCATCCTGAAGCCATAAATTCGAAACTTAGAAAGGAGAGATCATGAAAGAGATCAGCAAGGTGGGCATCGTCGGGTTTGGTGTCATGGGGGCCGCCATCGGTCTGAGTGCCGCGTCGTCCGGATACCGGGTCGTGTTCAAAGAGTTGAATGACGAACTGGTGGCATCCATGTATGACAAGTGGGTGGTCAAAGCCCTGGAAAAAAGGGTGGCCAAGGGAAAAATGACCCAGGCGGACATGGACGGGCTGACGTCCATGATTACCGGTACCAGCAGCTACGATGAGCTGGCCGACTGCGACCTGATTATCGAGGCGGCCATCGAAAAGATGGATCTCAAGATCCAGATTTTCGGGGAGCTTTCCGCAGCCTGCCGCAAGGATGCCATTATCGTCAGCAACACGTCCACGTTTCTGATCGAAAAGCTGATGGAAAGGGTGGAAAACCCGGAACGCACGGCCGGGGTGCACTACTTTTTTCCGGCCAATGTCAACCGTCTGGTGGAGGTGATCCGCCAAAAGCAGACCAGCGACGCCACTTACGAAAGCCTCATGCACTTTGCCGAAAAATGCCGCAAGGTGGCCATCTCGGTCAAGGATTTCCCCGGGTTCGCCATTAACCCGGTATTCATTTCCAGCTACATGGTGCTGGATTCGTTTCTGGGCGACACCTACAACATCGCCACCCTGGAAAGTATTTCCCAGGAGGCGCTCAACGTGCGGTTCGGCATCATGTGGGTGCAGAACGGCTCCGGCATCGGCACCTGCTATCACGCAGGCGCTTCCATGGTCGCTTATCTCCATGACAGCGATGTCGGCTACCCCCTGATGCCGGATGCATTGGAGGCGCAGTTTGAAAGCGGGAAACCGTGGAACCTCGAGGACGGGGAGGTGCTGGCGGATGAGGCGGCCCGCAAGGCGGTCAGAGACAGCCTGCTGGGGAATATTTTCACCATTTCCGCGCACCTGATCGAAAGAGACGTGGTTTCCATAAAGGATCTGGAGCTGGGAATATGCACGGCCCTGGCGTGGCCCAAGGGGCCCTTCAGCATGATGAATGACCTGGGGATGGAGGAAAGCGCGCGGCTGGTGAACCTGGCGGTGGAAAAAGGATATTATAAGATGCCGCAGACCTTTGCCGGGGGGGTGCCGGATCCCTGGAATGTATAATCCCAACCCGGTTAAACCGGAAAAGATAAAGATCATTTATCACGAAAACACGAAAGTCCAAAAACACGAAAAACCATGAAAATTTTCGTGCCTTCGCTATAGCTGACGACTTGTCATGAAGCAGACGGACTACTATAACGTGCTGGGTGTAGATCCCGGCAGCGATCCTAAAAAAATTCGGACCGCATACCGGGATCTGGCCTTTCAATACCATCCGGACCGCAACAAGGGAAATCCGGAAGCTGCCGACAGGATGAAACGGATCAACGAGGCCTATGCCGTGCTGTCGGACCCCGAAAAGCGCAAGGCCTACGACGGATTAAGACAGCAGTACGGGGATGCGGCCCGGACCCGTTTCAGAAAGGCTTACACCGAGAAGGACATCTTCAGCAATTCGGACATTCATCATATTTTCGAGGAAATGGCCCGGTCCTTCGGGTTCCGCAGTTCCGACGAGGTGTTCAAGGAGTTCTATGGGAAAGGATTCCGTTCCTTCGAGGTTCGCAGGCCCGGTCTTTTCGGCGCCGGTTTTTTCTTCTTCGGGACTCCCGGAAAAGGCGGTATGAGAAAGGGGCGGTTGCCATCCGGTGGTGGGCCGCTGGCCATGCTGGCCGGTCAGCTGCTCAGGAAGCTTTCCCAAAACGCTTCACCCGAGAAGGGGGGCGATCTGTTCGAGACCATCGTTTTGGATGGCGAAACAGCCCAAAACGGCGGCCCATACGCCTTTTTTCAGAAGACCGACAAGAAGAAGCTGATCATTAAAATTCCGCCGAAGGTGCGTGACGGGCAGAAGATACGCCTTGCCGGCCGGGGGCGTCCCGGCAGGGGCGACAGTCCGGCCGGCGACCTTTACCTCAAGGTTAAAATAAGACGCCCCCTTCTGCAGCGGCTTAAGAAGATGATCTCAGATCGATAACACGAAAAAATGGAACTTTTTCGTGTTTTTTCGCTTTCGTATTTTCGTGATTGTTTTTAACGTCAGGCTTTCCCCATCATTTTGAGAAGCAGTGCATTCTGAACGTGCATTCTGTTTTCAGCCTCATCGAAAACGACCGACTGTTTTCCCTCGATAACCGCGTCGGTGACTTCCAGACCCCTTTCGGCCGGAAGGCAGTGCAGAAAGAGGGCATCTTTTCCGGCAGCCGCCATGACGGCCTCATTCACCTGGAAGTTCCGGAAGTATTGCAGCCGTTTTTCTTTTTCATGCTTTTGCCCCATGGACGCCCACACATCGGTGTAGACGACATGGGCGCCTTCGACGGCATCCAGAGGATCATGGGATATGTCGATTCGCGAGATGCCGGCCTTGCGGGAAGCCTCAACGGTGGCCTTGTCGGGCATGTAATTTTCCGGGCAGGCGCAGACAAAATGCAAAGGGATCCTCTGGGCCAGACGCAGCCACGAGTTCACGATGTTGTTGCCGTCGCCGACGTAAACCACCTTAAGATCGTCCAGATTCCCACGATGTTCGAGAACCGTCAAAATGTCGGCCATGATCTGGCAGGGGTGATTGTAGTCGGTCAGGGCGTTGATGACCGGTACGGACGCGTATGCGGCCAGTTCCAGAATGTGGTCGTGGTCGAACAACCTGGCCATGATGACATCGTTGTAACGGCTGACAACACGCGCGACGTCTTTGACCGCTTCCCGTTTGCCGATCTCGATGTCGGACGGTCCCAGGTAAATGGCGTGACCGCCCAGCCTGTAGAATCCGGTTTCAAAGGAGAGGCGGGTTCTGGTCGACGGTTTGGTAAAGATCATGGCCATGCTTTTCCCCTCGAAGGGAGCGTAGGCTTCACCCGATTTCAGCTTGGTCTTGACTTCCTGGGCGAGTTCCAGGATTTCTTGGATTTCGAGGGCGTCAAGATCGGTTATGTGCAGAAAGTCGCGTTTCACAACTCCTCCTATGGTATCGAAAACCGGTCTTGGTTTTTTCCGGGCATGACGGTAGCGCGGTAATCAAAGGTGCGGCCCCCGTCCGGGCGCCGATCGTTTCCGACACCGGGATCAATTCATGCCGGGGAATGCATCCTCATATTCGGGGGGGCCACTGAGGCCATATACCCGCACCGTCCGTTCATCGACAGGCTTTATGACCAGGTAGTTCCAACCCGTGTACAGGTACCCGTATAATTCGCCGGATGGGCTGTCGATGGCGTAGAGTTGCTGAAAATAACCCGGGAAGAGGCTCCGGTCGATGCTGTCGATTACCCCGGCGATCGTTTCGGGGTCGTCGATTTTCTTCCAAAGTTTCCCTTCCGGCCGGATATGTTTGTCGTCAGATTTCGGATCGAAGAGGATGCCGGAAACGAGTCGTTCGCTATTCCCGTAATAATAGACGTCGTAGTCCCCGGAATGAGAGACGAGATCCTTCAACAGGGCATTCTGCTCCTCATTGGAGGTCGCCGAGAGTTTCCCGTATCCTGCGCATGCGGTCACGGCGACCAGGAGGATCAGCACTTCCATGGCCGTGAATATCACTTTTTGATTTTTCATATCGCCAACATAATCACGATTCTGCTGATTTCAATCCATTAGGCATTCAGGGACTGCAGGGACCGACCGGATGGGGTCATCGCTTTCCCAGGGCCTTGCGCTCGGCCGACAATTCCGCGAGAAGCTCCTTCAGCTGCCAGTTTTCCGAGGTGGATGTCAGGGTGGCCCACAGTGCCGGTTTCATTCCGGTTTTCCGGCATACGGCCATGAGGACGTGCAGTTTTTTTTCCGTAATGCCGGCAACGATGATCGCACGCGGCAAGGTCGATGAGATCCCCCGGCCGGCTTCCGGCGGCAGGGTAAAAAGATCGCCCAGACGGCTGTCTGCCTGCTGTTGCGTCGCCCAGACGACCGGGATGTTTTGCAGACCGGCCATGGCGAGCACGGCTTTGAATTTTGATTGCGCCTCCGACGGAAACCCGCATAGGACTAGTTTTTCTGGGCCGTACAGGGCCCGGTCGGTTCGAGTCACTTTTTCAAATTTCGCATCTGCCATGCTCATATACTCGACTTGCGTGTGGGTAAGGGGCCTTCTCCCATTGGAACCGGCTGTTCCGTTGTCACCTGCATTAGAAAGATTCGACTCAGATTACACCAAGAGCGAATTGGTTTCAAGACGCTATTTACGCCATCCTTGCAAAAGCCTGAGGGCTTCAGCGTCAAGGCGTCTGAATACAAAAAACAAGCTATTAGAGTGGTTGCCAGAAAAAAACGCTCCGAATGGCGTGTCTCTATTGCGGAATAGACTTATGGCAATCGGTAGAGATCTGCTCTTAATTCTTGTCGTTGATTCAAGCTTGGCTTACCCCAACGTTCGGACGATCGACCGGTCTATCTCCCGTTGATTACCTGTCAACCAGTGCATTAGCCCGATGTTGTGGTAGATGAAGGCGTAATACTCGTCATCGTCCGGCTCTGCTGCATTGTAAAAGTCGACCAGGTCCCAATTGAGAACATAAAGATTGGCGATCGCCAGCATGGCCGTCAGGTATTTTTTTTCCTGGGCGGTCAAGGGGTTGACATGGCTGAACTGCCGGCATGCCTGGTTGTAGGTCTGCAAAAACAGGCTGAATTTGTCCTGCCGCAGCGCAACCACTTGCTGATCCCAGATACTGGTGAAATAGACCAGGCCCAGGGCGATATCGAACAGCCGGTAGTCGATTTTCGACCAATCAAAATCGAAAATGCCGATGACTTTTTCATCGTGATATTTCAAATTTCCCGGGTGGTAGTCACAGTGGACCGGCAGTTCGACCATGCCCTGGAAGGCTGATTCCAGTTCAACCAGATGCCTCACGGTCGTCAAGATGGTTTCGAAATTTTGTTCGAACAGCCGATCGCAGCGACGTTCCTCGCGCCGGCGATAAAAGGTGGACCAGCTTGTTTCGAACGTGGGCAGGAAGGTCATGATTTTGGGCTGCACCCGCTTGGCTCCGGGGGGCGGTGTGAAGCCATGCCCGCAGTGGTGGAGATGGGCGAGAACCCGGGCGGCACTGGCGAATTCCCTGTCGGTGAGATCGGTATGGGTCCATGAATATTTGTCTTCTCCGTCAAGAAATTCGAACAGCGCCCATAGCGCCCGGGCGCCGTTGTGGTTTTCGGGCGGGGGCGTACGCACAAGGGTTTCGCCGCTGCTGCCGGGAACGACGGCGGCCGCCTTGGTAAAGCCATTGGAACGCAGGTGATCGACCAGGGCGTGTTCGAAGCGGATCTCTTTTTCGGCGACATGAGGGTTGTACAGCCTCAGGAATAAACGCCGATTTCGCGGGGCATCCGCCATCCAGACCGCATAACTTTTGTTGCAATATCCGCCCGTGATTCCCTCGACGCGGGTCAGTTTGCCGAAATCGTAATGGCTCTCCATCAACCGGCGGATGGTTTGCGTGAGAGCGTCGTTGTTCAATTCCGAATGAAGGTTCATGGCGTATCGATCCTCTCAAGAAAAGAGAACGAAATCTCTGGGACTCGGTTAGCTCGACGAGAGAAAAACGACCCCTGTCAGGAGGCCGACAGACAGTGTGAACGCATTTTTTCATAGAACGGCAGATGATGTTCATAGTACTCGCGCAAGCGTGGCCTGTCGTCCAATCCGAAATCGAAGGTTTCCATGTTTTTCTGGATGCCTGAACTTTCCGTGGCGTCCACGTGCCACTCTTTCCACGAGTCCCACGCCTGGATATGGCGCCCGGCTTCCCATTGCATGGCTTCGGGTATGAAAGGAATGCCGACGGCCTCGCAATAGGCCCGGGTAACGCCGTCCGGGTCGTCTTCGAGCGCATCCGCGTCGATGATAACGGGCGTTTTACCGGTTATTTCCCTGACTTTCATGAACAGGTTGTACTCCAGTTCAATGCCGATTTCCTCGCTGGTGACATCCGGGTTCATGACATAGTTGGACAAAACGGTTTTCTCGGGATCTCTGATCAAAAAGGTGTTGGTCATCTGTTTGAGAAAGTCCGGGTCTTGGACGACATGATCGTAGGGGTGGTAGCACATGTCCTTGAAAAAAACCGGCGTCTGCTCGGCTTCGCGCAGGATCCAGCTTTTGATGTCCGGATAGCTCATGGGGGCGCTGGGGTCGATGTGCTGGCCGGGGCAGTCGACCCGTTTTTCATACACATAGTAAAGGGCACTGAAAGGTTCGTGCAGGACCTTGAAATCGTTTCTCTCGATGAAAATGCGCTCGAACCCGGTTGAGATGGATCTGGGGTGTACCCAGAAAGCGATAATCTGGTTCATCGGTACCTCCTTTTCACTGGTGATCAGGTAAATACAGCAGGGTGTTTTTGCGAGCCGGTCGTGACATCATCGCGCCGACCCGTCACATTCAATCCTTCTCAGCTCAGCAATTTCTGTGCCACACGGCACAGGTGGCGGTGTCGAACACCCGGCATAAAAAATCTATTAAAATCAGTCAGTAAGTGCTTCCGGGGCGTGCCCGGTGGTGCTCTGAGCGGCTCGATGTTTTTTTTATGATGCCGTATGAATCATAATTGAATTATTATATAGAAAATAGCCCTAATTTTAACCATTCGTTATTATAGGGTATAGTAATAAAAATATTTTTCTTAATTTAAAAATGAATTAATCAAGTCGATATAGGGTCGATCCTTTGCGGTTGATCCGTGATTCTTTGCGCGAAGCACCGACATATTTCCGGATCAGGCGGTGGGCCTTGCTCTGGCTGATGTTTAAATAAGCGGCCACCTTATAGGAGCTTTTCAGCATGTGGTAGGCTTCGACGACCAATTTGCGGGTAAGGCTTTCCAGAGCCGCGTCGAGGCCCTGGGGGGCGCCGTCCAATTGAAATGTAGTGACGGTTTGCCTGGAGAACGCCGGTGGCAGATTTCCCGGCTTGACTTCACCGTTGTCGACCGTGGCGGCGACCAGTTCAGTGGTGTGCATGAGTTCCCTGATATTGCCGGGCCAATGGTATGCCAGCAGGGCATCGGCTGTCTCGGAAGACAGGGTGTGAATTTTTCCGAACTGCTTGTCGAATTGACCGAGGTAGTAGTTGGCCAGCGGCAGGATATCCTGGGAGCGCTCTTTCAAAGGGGGGATTTCGATTTCGATCACCTTGAGGCGGTGGTAGAGATCACTCCTGAAGGTCTGGTTGGCCACCATGGCATGCAGGTCCCGATTGGTGGCGCAGATGATGCGGATGTCCAGCGATTTGGTCCGGTTTCCCCCAACGGGCGTGAGCTGTCTCTCCTGAACGACTTCGAGCAGTTTTGCCTGCAGGTGCAGGGGAAGTTCGGCGATTTCATCGAGCAGCAGCGTCCCTCCGCCGGCCAGCTCGATCCTGCCGATGCGGCCTTTGGGGTGGGCGCCGGTGAAGGCGCCGCCGGCATAACCGAACAGTTCGGTTTCGATCAGTTCGTTGGGAATAGCGGCACAGTTGATGCTTACAAAGGGATGCTGCGATCGATGGCTGACTTCATGAATGTATCTGGCGAGGACCCCTTTTCCGGTGCCGGATTCGCCCAGGAGGATGACACTGGCGTCGATCGGTGCGATCTGAGAGGCGTAGGCAATCAGCTCCTTGAACCGGGGGCTCTGCCCGATCAGGCCGAAGGTGCCCACGTCGGAATTCAGTTTTGGGTTGATTTCATCCCGAAATTCCGACACCAGCCGGTTGGCCTTTTCCAACTCCTGCTTGATGATTTCCAGCTGGGTGATGTCCCGCGCGTTCTGAACCACCATTTCAAGCTTGCCGTTTTCACTAAATACCGGTGTCGCCGTCACCAGCAGGGTTTTGCCGATGTTGGTTTTCTGGACGATGTTGACCTGCCGCCTTTCCCGCATGACACGGTGAATGATGGGGGGGGAGTAGTACCCCTCGTCGACCAGGGATTCGGCCCTGCGGCCCAGGACATCGGCGGATTTCAACCCGTAATGGCGTTCGCAGATCGGGTTTACATAGATGACGACGCCCCCGGCGTCGGTGACGAATATTTCGTCGTAGGAGCTCTCGAGTATTTTGAACAACGTATTGCGCTGAAGGTCTGCGACCCTTTTCATCTTGCCTTCTGAACGAGTTGGAGGAGACGGTTAAAGCCGTTGGCCTGACGGCAGCTGCCCAACGATTGGTCATCCATACTTAAACGATGCTGTTTTTTGTGTCAAGCTTTTGAAAAAATGGCATCCATTTGATTTTATGAATTATAATTGATAGTTATGCTTTTAGATCCCTTCATAAAGCACCGGGCAGGGTTCAATAATGAAGGAGGTCATTAAGACGAAAATAAACGCTGTCGGATGTGCATTCCCCGCCCGCTATCATCTGTTCGTGCGGGCCACATCCCGAAGGTAGGCCTCTGCCGGTAAACAGAGCCCCTGCAGCAGGATGCTTTCCGACGGCACGAAACCGGCCCACACCACCTCCCGGTTGTCGATGGAAATGGGTGTGTCCTTTTCCAGGGTCATTTCGAAAATGTCGACGGTCTCCCGCCTGTAGCAGACCGTAAAACGGTACTGCCGGGCGTGCCTCAGCTGGTTGGGGTATGCGGTGATCCCCACCTCTTCTTTCAGTTCCCGAACCGCGGCCGCTCGCGGTTTTTCCCCGCCTCTGACGTATCCGCCCGGGAAGGTGTATCCCCGGCGATAGCTGTTTTTGACCAACAGCAGCCCGCCCTCTCCCCGGATAACGACATTCACCCCCCTGACGGCGGGCCTGAATAGGAACGCAAACACGGTCAGGCCCGCATGGGCGAGCTTATATGCCCTGTGAAACAGCGTATCGGGGATTTTTTTCATTTCGAACAGGTGGTTGACCTTCAGGCTTCGCTTTCAGCTACGCCCGACAAGCCTGAGGACGTTATATCCAGCGCTGCCACGCCTCGGCGTGGTTGCTGAGGATTCGAATCCGACTTCGCTCTGCGGGCTTCGCCGGGACGGGGTAAAATAGTAGGACTTCACCTTCAGGCGTCTGGCTCTGAAGCCCTCAGGCTTTTGCAGCGCTTAGGCAAAAGTATCGACTGCGGTCTAGTTGCGCGGCTTTTTACGCCGCTCCTCACCGCTGCGGCGGTCGCTGTTTTTGCGCTGTTCCTCACCCTGGTAGATCTGTTCCACATAGGGGGTGATGAACTTCAGGCGCCTTTCGGAACCCGACCGTCGTTGTTTATCGTTCGTTGACGTTCTTTTGTTCATGGTGCGGGGATATTAGCGGGGTCTTAAAAGGCTGTCAATAAAATTCACGACCCCAGGGCCTAGTTCAGAGCG
This is a stretch of genomic DNA from Deltaproteobacteria bacterium. It encodes these proteins:
- a CDS encoding ABC transporter substrate-binding protein, whose product is MKTRWMVCLFGFFLVIVQLSSGGLFAAENGSARLTYRLKWLFNASVVGDLNADAMGYFKAAGLDVTVKEGGPERDAIRELELGYADFGVASADQVIRALAKGSPVVVLAQLFQVNPLQWIYRPDAVQISGVADLKGKIIGVTFGGNDETIMRTLLAGGGLSEKDVQIYSVRYDYTPFYRHKVDLWPVYINSQGPIISQKLTQAGEKTAFFNPSLHGVKFVANSVVTSAHMVQERPDTARRFIKALLDGWEGAFNPQHAEATLKMLSGFDKNTPLPILEEQLTITRKLIKPEEEVKIGTIDVEAWRQTERIMLEQKLIKTAVNVEKVLIRL
- a CDS encoding ABC transporter permease subunit — its product is MLHRRIYQFLIIFVLGIVLLFAVKYLFGLSDYVIPSPSNIKDTLVAVYANFGLDVANTLSVAIIGQVVSIFLALLVGVLGRRTTWFGSFIKVAAYNVQAYPIVAIAPIIFILFGDGFFSRLLIAAMICYFPILLSVLGIMSEPVREIEHFYRVTGRMRWQLEVKIRAFENLGKLTTVISGSATLAMAGTIVAEFIAANEGIGYSIRVALYQSDLAKILVALFLIGITLALYQGLLEAMGAVIRKGWAGGR
- a CDS encoding YcgN family cysteine cluster protein, translating into MVAKQKTVSGDHAPFWERKTLGQMSPEEWEMLCDGCGRCCLQKLEDRKTGKVRYTWVSCYLFDTQRCRCTAYENRSRLVKGCTTLTPSRVKAYRWLPRTCAYRLLAGGKPLPPWHPLLTGDKDSVHAAGISVKGRAIPEVNVHPDDVEYYTIAEPF
- a CDS encoding HIT family protein, encoding MDDCIFCKIVRGEIPSFKIYEDERVYAFADINPLSDGHTLIIPKAHAENLGQVSEADLTAIHLTSKKIYAAMQTALGADAVALVQANGRAVNQVVMHYHLHLIPRKNSEPNLEVTNWEMIPGDMEAIKTESEKLAAALQA
- a CDS encoding DnaJ domain-containing protein, with product MKQTDYYNVLGVDPGSDPKKIRTAYRDLAFQYHPDRNKGNPEAADRMKRINEAYAVLSDPEKRKAYDGLRQQYGDAARTRFRKAYTEKDIFSNSDIHHIFEEMARSFGFRSSDEVFKEFYGKGFRSFEVRRPGLFGAGFFFFGTPGKGGMRKGRLPSGGGPLAMLAGQLLRKLSQNASPEKGGDLFETIVLDGETAQNGGPYAFFQKTDKKKLIIKIPPKVRDGQKIRLAGRGRPGRGDSPAGDLYLKVKIRRPLLQRLKKMISDR
- a CDS encoding 3-hydroxyacyl-CoA dehydrogenase family protein produces the protein MKEISKVGIVGFGVMGAAIGLSAASSGYRVVFKELNDELVASMYDKWVVKALEKRVAKGKMTQADMDGLTSMITGTSSYDELADCDLIIEAAIEKMDLKIQIFGELSAACRKDAIIVSNTSTFLIEKLMERVENPERTAGVHYFFPANVNRLVEVIRQKQTSDATYESLMHFAEKCRKVAISVKDFPGFAINPVFISSYMVLDSFLGDTYNIATLESISQEALNVRFGIMWVQNGSGIGTCYHAGASMVAYLHDSDVGYPLMPDALEAQFESGKPWNLEDGEVLADEAARKAVRDSLLGNIFTISAHLIERDVVSIKDLELGICTALAWPKGPFSMMNDLGMEESARLVNLAVEKGYYKMPQTFAGGVPDPWNV
- a CDS encoding ATP-binding cassette domain-containing protein, whose amino-acid sequence is MTLNCSNIAFQYPGTSANVFQGLSFRLERPGFDALFGPSGVGKTSLARIIVGELDGYHGDIRVEGMSRLFYSYNMERLPDWSSVGRHLEKITPASKSDRKEALVDAFGMASVMGLRFSQLSLGQQNRINLMRYLLQDFELLIMDESLANVDEKTRESIILKIKAMYPERYFLYISHNVVEVSKFCRDIIVLRGPGKQPQTVGLKGIDMRNPEDLDRDRLEKTMLEIMNAS